In a genomic window of Vigna angularis cultivar LongXiaoDou No.4 chromosome 6, ASM1680809v1, whole genome shotgun sequence:
- the LOC108343301 gene encoding uncharacterized protein LOC108343301 isoform X2, producing the protein MGDVIMAEKGDGIASEDIEETSKRLFKLCMHGEWTEVVATYEKDKKAQTAKITRTGDTALHVAVNDRQCDIVKKLVALIRDKEKGEREALRIKNERDNTALHFAASIGSRKMCEYIASDEASLLSMRNVDGETPLFLAALHGRKEAFLFLHYRYTSDNTDRYSYCRRYDGDTILHSAIAGDYFDLAFQIIHLYGDLVNLVNESGLTPLHLLANKPSVFKSGCHLGRFERIVYKAIIVKKLTEPEPHPTEDQLPITEEENFSYPKNFETCTDLLTVVKVVTTPLTHFLRKILPHGGTERDLEASKKTATNNEAETKSPGSETSDWQHPLFPPNYQRCVDLFKIVFVIMSVIFGTGSANIKRITRRKEKHVWSAQIVDVLLAKASTYEYADDGSVPEQKLENKDHHTNPYCFDEWGNVTWDRNTEDKQQKNGNEKINMEEKVRETPILIAAKNGVTEMVEKIMESFPVAVHDMDANKKNIVLLAVENRQTYLYDLLLKKKNLKESIFGSVDNEGNSALHLAAKLGDYKPWLFPGEALQMHWEIKWYLGTHFYVITEIGIMHR; encoded by the exons ATGGGTGATGTGATAATGGCGGAAAAGGGAGATGGTATAGCGAGTGAGGACATAGAAGAAACAAGCAAGCGGTTGTTCAAACTTTGCATGCACGGTGAGTGGACGGAAGTGGTGGCAACGTACGAGAAGGACAAGAAGGCTCAAACAGCAAAAATAACGAGGACAGGTGACACTGCATTGCATGTCGCCGTCAACGACCGCCAATGCGACATCGTGAAAAAACTGGTGGCGCTTATTCGTGACAAGGAAAAGGGTGAACGTGAGGCACTGAGAATCAAGAACGAGAGAGACAACACGGCCTTGCACTTTGCGGCTTCGATCGGGAGCAGGAAAATGTGTGAGTACATTGCTTCAGATGAGGCTTCGTTGCTGAGTATGCGCAATGTTGATGGCGAGACACCTCTCTTTCTGGCTGCTCTCCATGGCAGAAAAGAAGCTTTCCTTTTCCTTCATTATCGATATACCTCTGACAACACCGACCGCTACAGCTACTGTAGAAGATATGATGGTGACACAATTCTTCATTCTGCCATTGCCGGAGATTATTTTG ATTTGGCATtccaaataattcatttatacGGAGATCTTGTAAACTTAGTGAACGAGAGTGGGTTAACTCCTCTTCATCTCCTGGCAAACAAGCCTTCTGTTTTCAAGAGTGGTTGCCACTTGGGACGGTTTGAAAGAATTGTTTATAAGG CTATAATCGTGAAGAAACTCACAGAACCAGAACCACACCCTACTGAGGACCAACTTCCAATAACTGAAGAAGAAAATTTCAGTTATCCGAAAAATTTCGAGACATGTACGGATCTTTTGACGGTGGTAAAAGTTG TGACCACGCCCTTGACACATTTTCTACGTAAAATTTTGCCGCATGGTGGAACAGAAAGAGACCTCGAAGCATCGAAAAAGACTGCTACAAATAATGAAGCGGAAACAAAATCTCCAG GGTCTGAAACCAGCGATTGGCAACATCCATTATTTCCCCCCAATTACCAAAGATGTGTAGATTTGTTCAAGATTGTATTTGTGATCATGTCGGTTATCTTTGGAACAG GGTCAGCAAACATAAAGAGGATAACTAGAAGGAAGGAAAAACACGTGTGGTCCGCTCAAATAGTAGATGTTCTTCTGGCAAAAGCTTCCACGTATGAGTATGCTGACGATGGCAGCGTACCCGAGCAAAAATTGGAGAATAAAGATCACCACACAAACCCTTATTGTTTTGATGAGTGGGGTAATGTTACTTGGGACCGTAACACCGAAGACAAGCAACAAAAGAATG GGAACGAGAAGATTAACATGGAAGAAAAGGTGCGTGAGACACCGATATTAATAGCTGCAAAGAACGGAGTGACAGAAATGGTAGAGAAAATCATGGAGTCGTTTCCTGTAGCTGTTCATGATATGGATGcgaataagaaaaatatagtgTTATTGGCAGTGGAGAACAGGCAAACCTACTTATATGACTTATTGCTCAAGAAGAAAAATCTGAAGGAGAGTATATTCGGGAGTGTGGATAACGAAGGAAACAGTGCTTTGCATTTGGCAGCCAAGCTTGGAGACTATAAACCTTGGCTCTTTCCTGGCGAAGCCCTGCAAATGCATTGGGAAATCAAGTGGTACCTG GGCACACACTTTTATGTGATAACAGAGATCGGAATAATGCACAGATAA